From Tiliqua scincoides isolate rTilSci1 chromosome 2, rTilSci1.hap2, whole genome shotgun sequence, the proteins below share one genomic window:
- the CDHR4 gene encoding cadherin-related family member 4 — MTGRRRARILPRGPVTGVAVFSNFPGTVNVTESAAPGTIVCSFTVSCVPSNSTLNVSLTNISPSTSFFNPVNYVYNGSTNIYDVQVSLSPGASFDARVVNQYVLTFSAQCPPEKATEKQLFLHILPLEMLECNTIFADLGLEEVQVPENIDPETVIYVTVLKRRPPPTVPLNYTFANTSEPFTITQQGKVLAPTTGFSREQAGKTFFLDIVVTDGRRSCHRHLTVKVLPVYHNKVNFTKSFIAVSVLENGGALQNIIQVNASGDHVRYQIIAPLTNDFTIEPETGIIKNTFNLNLQLNPDLAQTQLLVKAYNMLHPEDSAIITVNITVQQQNLHGPSCNPAVFVTEVPENYPPGRKLIELLCWDAERGNNSLVYRMEDNQSPQYSFRMDGSSLLVNTTLDCDSQAMVNLQFSYQATILVSDRSSPLQTTRVPVLVTVSRVNEYQPECSQHIFYVKENAHFGDPIGNINGTDRDYPFNNIEYSILGGENGPFYIGRRTGELFVLGPLDYEKLQSYRLFIMLKDLDNDVKPEVRKSSTCNVTINVQDVNDEPPECEPSFGNFVVCSRSTLITQLNCKHKDQQSDLAYSIVGGNINGRFRMDGDKLLPNTLSFDRTGVLDPPVFELLVKVTYNRGTPELSTTVTIIVSKISCTTTVPTTTTTTTTVTKKPIILHRTEEYWAPDPWFVVVLTLTGVLFLSALALLFWRLCWRNPPEEISQPLLQNRGKGLERNYIMTEEPSKEKGKGSEVLSLQHQFDGRAQDPVTGQYYLFDSSSGARRWV; from the exons GTCCAGTCACTGGAGTTGCAG TGTTCAGTAACTTCCCAGGTACGGTGAACGTGACGGAAAGTGCAGCTCCAGGCACAATTGTGTGCAGCTTCACTGTCAGCTGTGTGCCCTCCAACAGTACACTCAATGTATCCTTGACGAACATCAGCCCCAGTACCTCTTTTTTCAATCCAGTAAACTACGTATACAATGGCAGTACTAACATATACGATGTCCAG GTGAGCCTCAGTCCCGGTGCTTCCTTTGATGCCAGGGTGGTAAATCAGTATGTCTTGACATTCAGTGCACAGTGTCCGCCAGAAAAAGCAACTGAAAAACAACTCTTTTTGCACATCCTCCCTTTGGAGATGTTAGAGTGCAACACCATATTTGCTGACTTAG GACTGGAGGAGGTCCAAGTTCCTGAGAATATTGACCCTGAAACAGTCATATATGTCACTGTCCTGAAGAGGCGGCCCCCTCCCACAGTTCCCTTGAAT TACACCTTTGCGAATACTTCTGAGCCTTTCACTATAACCCAGCAAGGAAAAGTGTTGGCACCTACCACAGGTTTCAGTCGTGAGCAAGCTGGCAAG ACATTCTTCCTGGATATTGTGGTGACAGATGGTAGGAGAAGCTGCCACAGGCATTTAACAGTGAAGGTGCTGCCTGTTTACCACAACAAAGTCAATTTCAC GAAGTCCTTCATAGCAGTATCTGTGTTAGAAAATGGAGGCGCCCTCCAGAACATCATACAAGTCAATGCCAGTGGGGATCATGTGCGCTACCAGATCATTGCCCCACTCACAAACGATTTCACTATTGAACCAG AAACCGGAATAATAAAGAATACATTCAACCTAAATCTACAACTCAATCCAGATTTGGCACAAACCCAGTTGCTGGTGAAAGCCTACaacatgctgcatcctgaagaCAGTGCCATCATCACTGTCAACATTACCGTACAACAGCAGAATTTGCACGGACCTTCTTGCAACCCTGCTGTATTTGT GACTGAGGTTCCAGAGAACTATCCGCCTGGGAGGAAGCTGATAGAATTGCTTTGTTGGGATGCAGAGCGTGGCAACAATAGCCTTGTCTACCGCATGGAGGACAACCAGAGCCCTCAGTATAGCTTTCGAATGGACGGTTCAAGTCTTTTG GTGAACACCACTTTGGACTGTGACTCTCAAGCCATGGTCAACCTCCAGTTCTCATACCAAGCCACCATTCTAGTGTCAGACAGAAGTAGCCCTCTACAGACCA CCAGAGTGCCTGTGCTGGTGACGGTAAGCAGGGTGAATGAATACCAGCCAGAGTGCTCGCAACACATCTTTTATGTGAAGGAGAATGCTCATTTTGGTGACCCAATTGGCAATATCAATGGCACTGACCGAGATTATCCTTTCAACAACATTGAATACAGCATTCTGGGGGGAGAAAACGGACCTTTCTACATTGGTCGTCGCACAG GGGAGCTGTTTGTGTTGGGTCCTCTGGACTATGAAAAGCTGCAGTCGTATCGCTTGTTCATCATGCTAAAGGACCTGGATAATGATGTAAAGCCTGAAGTGCGGAAATCAAGTACATGCAATGTCACCATAAATGTGCAG GATGTGAATGATGAGCCTCCCGAGTGTGAACCATCATTTGGTAATTTTGTCGTATGTTCCAGATCCACACTCATCACACAGCTAAACTGCAAGCATAAGGACCAACAAAGTGACCTGGCTTACAGCATTGTTGGAG gcAACATAAATGGCCGCTTTCGCATGGATGGGGATAAACTCCTCCCCAACACGCTCTCCTTCGATCGGACAGGTGTTCTGGATCCTCCCGTTTTTGAGCTTCTGGTGAAAGTGACATATAACCGTGGGACGCCTGAGCTCAGTACCACAGTCACCATTATTGTTAGCAAGATCTCCTGTACTACAACAGTgcctactaccaccaccactactacg ACAGTAACCAAGAAGCCCATCATTTTGCACAGAACAGAGGAGTACTGGGCACCAGATCCCTGGTTTGTGGTGGTTCTTACACTCACTGGAGtcctctttctctcagccttggCTTTGTTGTTCTGGAGGCTCTGTTGGAG GAATCCACCAGAAGAGATATCTCAACCCCTGCTGCAGAATAG